The DNA sequence AAGAAAATTGGATTAACACACCTTTCtaaatcaccaaaactgataattaaagttactgtatgtatatttttgatattttgtcatatttccaaaagacctataataaatctgtgaaaaatccaaaatacgattgtttttctgtgacaaaGACAAATATGTTTCAATGATTACATCATAGAAAATCAGAACTTCGAGACTGCCAGAATATGTATGGTCTCCACAACTTGTCTACACAActgtatataaatgtatatattcaACACAACATCCTCTTCATTGGATTTCCATTATAGTTTCCTACTTTGGCCCATATGATCACAAAACAGGTTTTAAATTACCTCCTATGTGATGATAAAGTCATAAATTCAACTTTTCCAGCCCTAAAGGGTAGAATTCCTTCATGTTGTACTTCTGCTTTAACAAAAGTCGAGGAAGTACAGTACAAGTAGAGACTAGAAAAACCTCCAGAGGTATTTGTCCCAATCATTAAATCTTCAGTTCAGTCTGGCTGCTCCCAGCAACCACAACCAGACACTCCCACTGTGCAAGCTGAGTCGAGCCTTTATCGGAGTGACTCAGGCTGAGCTGGTGTTGTTTTACTGTCTGCTTCCAGGGAAATCAGGAGTGACACAATCACCCAGTGCTATATTACACTGTGGAAGTGGGTTCTGGGGCGAGTCCAAGCACTGATTGTACCTTTATCCAGTTAATCTGTATCTCTTTGTGGCCGCCTATatttaattttggtcattttttgtcttagaattttagttttgtgagtagtttatttttgcagtcattttgcattgaGATATGGTTGTCTTTGccccattttggtcattttatgtctcattttgattgttttggaTGTCTTTGTGGGCACTAGCATTTAGTTTAGCTTGTTTTgggtcacattttggttgttttgcaactGTTTATCAtagtttttctctcattttgatcattttgtgtcacagaTTCTTGActgtatgtctctttgtggtcattttgcatcactgaatggttgtttttttaacctttgtttcatttgcatttaatttcGGTCACTCTGTGTTAagtattgtacattttatgtctctttgttgtaATTTAGCTTCACTGTATGACTGTTTTTGTCTCGATTTGTTCAttgctttgtctcattttgagtAGCGTGGACTTggatttgtgtctcatttagactgttttgcatctctttgtgattgttttttttccactttggtcattctgtgtctaattttgatcattttgcatctatttttggGGCCTTGCATTTAATTTTAGTCGCTCTCTGTCTTATAATTTTATGCTTGTGagtctttgtagtcattttgcctTACCATATGGTtgcttttgttccattttgtgtctaattttgagAGTTGCATTTAATTTTGGCCAATATGTGTTAATTTTacttctctttgtggtcattttgcattactttatggttatttttgtcccattttgtgtacatttttgatttttttgcatctctttctgtgCACTTGCATgtagctttgtttgttttgtgtcacattttgtttttttctctctctttgttgccattctgtgtctctttgaggtaaTTTGAGGTCTTAttctggctgttttgtgtcacatttgggacattttttgctcattttctgtcatattatATTGTCATTGTGCGCCCAGTGAAATTataagagacacaacatgataTATGACGCTGTGGAAGTAGGTTCTGGAGCGaatccaagcagcagtcatTCAACCGCGACAACagcaaataacaacaaaagtgaTTTATTGCAGTGAAGTAAAGTCGATAtgaaacattcacataaaaagtgCTAATGGTGAAAGAAACCAACTCAGAGCTGATGATGGTGCAACAACAGAAAACCCTTCCAACGTTGTGTTTAATCTGGACTCCAACTGAGAGAAATGAAgcacactgtgtgtgtttactatCATGCACTAAAGTTTTACATTATTACACCTGTTACAGTACGTAGTCGGGCACAGAATGACAATCTTGGTGACGCAATCAGAAACGTTCATCTTCATGCAGGCGCTCGTAAACGTAAGTGCTTTCAAAGGTTAACGCCAGAGAAATCAAGTCTGAAAtctccctttttttcccttcttaaatcacagacatttttttctagtGTTTGTACAAATATTCATTCAGGAAAAATATTACAGCTTCGATCGCATTGTTTAATTCAGTTCAAATCACATTTGATTTAAGACTGTTACATTCAGTCAGTATCTTCAAGTCCCCAGACAGGTAATCTTAGTGAAGGCACTTTGTCTTAACACGTGATTACGAGGCAGGTGTGACTTAGtctgaaaatggaaacacaacatCCCCACCGAGGGTTAAATTATTCACTCAAAGTAGACCTATTCTAATCTTAAGTATTATATAGCTGTCCTGGGCGTCCTCGCGTCACCTGTGCGAGGCGTTTAGGCCACCTTGGTGAGCTGGAGGTCGCCGAAGACTCGTAAGGCAGTGAGGGAGGCGAGCTGGGAGAGTCGGTGGGTGAAGCCACACAGAGGCTGACCGTCCACCAGGATACGAAACTGCTGGTGCTCACAAACTATCTCCATCTGCAGGGCAAAGAAAGGTCACAGTCATGTAAAAAGACATACTCTTTCAGCCTAAATCACAAACTGGGACTGCAGCTGAGAGATTAACAAGAAAAGTCTCATTTATACAAAATTAGAGGTcagactttcaaaataaaagtctctttgtggtcattttgcagctCTTTATGATGGATTTTATCCTATGTTGAtaattatttgtctcattttcattgtttgtgggcacatgcatttaattttggtcgttttgtgttaattttgtgtctcttttgactgttttgcatCTCTATATGTTTTTGTCccactttggtcattttatgtctaattttgattgttttcGGTCTCGTTGGAGaaactgtcatttatttttggtcattttgtgtctcatattatGAGTcttttttgagtctttgtggtcattttgcaatactatattgttgtcttttttctcattttggtcattcaTTGACTTTTTTTGACTGTTTGTGGGCActtatatttaattttggtcattttgtgtcccatattattaatttttggggtttttgttgtcattttgcatcactacatgcttgtttttgtcacattttggtcttttttgtctcattttgattgttttgcatctctttgtgattgttttcatgTAATCCGGGTTGTTTTGTGCTAAATGTAGgttgttttccttctctttgtagccattctgtttctctttgtggtcattttgcatcactgcATGGTTGCTTTTGTTcccttttaaacattttgtgtctcattttgatcattttgtatctctttgtgggcACGCGTTTCATttaggttattttgtgtctgataGTATTAATTTTGTAAGTCAGTGTGGTCATTTTTGCTTCTGTATATGATTGTTTTTGTCccactttggtcattttgtgtctaattttgatTGCTTTGgatctctctgtggttgtttgcaTTTAGTTTAGTCTGTATTGTGTCACATTTGGGTTATTTTTGATCTCTGTAtccattctgtgtctctttcaggTAATTCTAGCTATTATTTTGACTGTTTAGCATCATATTTAGGACATTTTATGCACAGTTTTCTCTCATATTATTATATgagtggtcattttgcatctctttatgatcgatgatgatgatgatgatgatgaagaggcATAATGGACAGTCCTGTTATATGCTATCTATCTCTGGAGAAACAATATCTTGTTACTGGAGCTGCCAGAGTTGCTTACAGTGCAATTTTATCAGCCGACTCTACAAATTCAACCTCACATCTACTCCCACATAAAACATATAACAGCCTGTCAAAATACAGCCTGTCAATGACAACAACTGGAGCAACTATTCTCCTGTAAATTTTGCTTTTGCTCAGAAAACTCAGAACATGACTGCTCTCCTACAACATTTCATATGTTCACGCCTATTGAACTGTGCAAACTGCTGGTATTTGCTACATATGATTGTTTCACTTCAGGGCTGGGAGTGTAGATTTTACATCAGCAAAGTACCTTGAAGGGTTCTCCGGCTGCAAAAGGAAAGAAGGACAGAGTATTTTCAGCAGAACCCCATTTTCCAGCCAGGCGGGCGTTGCGTTGGACGGCCTTTTCTCTGAAGCTGACCTTCAGCTGCAGACCAACGTCGCCCTCCGTGTCCTCCTCCTGAGGCCGACTGGACAGAATAACCTCCATGCTGcgataaacaaacacaacagaaacagacacaaggAGCAGAACACAGACACTTTAAATTTCAAGCAACATATAGCGTTTTCTGGGGTTGTTCACCTTTATAGATTCTTTGGACAACAGTGACATCTTGTGGTTTTTATCACAAATGCAATCAATGTAGTAACGAGACATTTAAGGAATATGGGAATTTATTACACAAAATAGGCTTGAAGAGAGAtaatagtttgaatgaaaacaagttAAGGGCATGTTGTTTTATTCCTCCATCAGAAACAATAATATTCTCAACTCTACATTCATAAAATTTCTCTGCAGGTTATGATATTTGCAGAATAACATGATGGGTACacataatattacatttttatgatatAAAGTATTAAAACATGCAGCCTATACACGTTAAAGCACCAATAATCAAGATATTTTAATAGAATTATATCAAACTGACAGAAgcgctgtttaaaaaaacagccatTTAAGGAGATTTTAGCTGcaacagattattattatttcctggAACTGCTGCTTTTACTTACTAAGAATTGTCCAAATATTTCTCCCACCACTGCCAGTGAATGTTTCTTTGACCATCTTTGGGAAACAAACCTTTGTAAGAATCCTCCATTTTACTGAGTCATTTCATAATTCAGCTATTTGGACAGTTTCTGTccttttaaatctattttaggAGCGTCTGAGAACCAAGACAGCATGTGTTTGGTCTCATATTTTTATGAGAATCAGAAATATATAGTATTAAGATGACTTACTTTATGTCAGCGCTGTGTTTAGATAAATCATCtcagaaaaatattgtttttttaaatagaccTTTAGAAGACTTTACACGGTTCTTTAAAGCATTAAAGGTTCTTCATTTTATTGGAATTATTTGGTGGCAGGTGATAACATGAAATTAGAGCTGCAACTTAGTATAATTTCTTacttatttgattattttgataaatcatttggtctataaaacatcagaaaacagtgagaaatTTGTGTCACAGTTTCTTTAATCCCAACTTGGCATCttgtaatgttttgttctgCCTGACTAACAATTGGGAAccctaaatattaaatgtatttcaCTGGAAATGCTTCAAATTTGTATATTTCCAGTTGTTATTAGAATCAATCTGTTGAATGCACATTCAGTGTATGTTCATTCTCAGTTTGGAAGTTAATTTAAAGTTCTTAGGGTCCatgtttcactaataatgattaattttgtggttgtttggtcaatatggttgatttttaatgcttatttttaattaaatttttaaaatgaccagCAGCAGCTATGttcatgcatttgtttttcaaattacaaataataacgTGATTCAAAAAACGTTCAAAGAatactttattttgaaaaattatttaagAGCCATTTAAAAGCTGTTCTTTACTGTGGAACAATGGAAATTGGAGCACCATTTACCGAACTAAAAGAaggatttttgatgttttttgaggCACCTTTTGGAACCTTTTTGCAGAAATGATTGATTAAAGAGCTTCTTTCTTAAAAATTCTTTACAGAATTAAAAATTGTGCTTCTAATGCACGGCAAAGTGAGCATTTTCGTTCCAATTAGCACCtttattaatataatttttgagttttatgcACATCACCTATCAGGATAGTTTTGActcagagaaataaaatgaggaTAAAAAGATCTAAAACACCATCAGGCTTGTGTTACAGTCAGTATATGGGGTAAAGGTCTCCTGGGAGCCTTTGTCCTTAAAACACTTCTGAAGTTCCTGCAgctaaaaataagtttttaaaacagaaacttcTGCGTCATGGCTTATTTTTGCAGAGtaattgtctcttttttttactgcactAATTTGATGACTGACTGAACAAACAGTCTGCTGATGTTATCCAGCACAAGAATTTCCACAGCGAGTCTTCGGATTTCATGGGAACTGCAGCTCTCCCACACAGATGAACCTAAATTAGGAACCAACGCTGATATTTACCCAAAAACAGGAACTTAAATCTGCTTTATTGCAAACCGGGGAAGTTTAACGAGCGCGACATGCAACGCAATGCGTGCAACAGTAGTCTGCGTAAATAATGCATGAGCCATAAAATGAGAACATGCACTGACCTCTTGGGTTTTTTGTTAACAATCCCCATCACCACCAGCTTCATGGAAGGCCGCAGCCCCCCCTTTATCTCCCCGGTGTACTCCCCCTGTGGAACAATAGAGGAGCATCAGCAGGATGAGGCCTGAGCCGCTGCACGGCCACAAAACTCCCACTTTGCCACCGTGTCAGTGCATAAAAGCTGCTTCCTCATCGTGCAGCCTGCTCATGTCTCCATCTGCAGTCTGTGGCAGCGGCAGGAACAATAGCCTTATTGATCCACTGTTAAACCATCAATCTTCTGCTCAACAAGCTGCACATTTGTAAtgggtttctttctttctttctttctttcttttttttgcagaaacacGACAATGCGAACAAAAAGGAAGCTACGTACATTTTCTTTCTGGTCCTTTTCTTCCATTCCACTCGGGGCGTGATGCGCTGTGGAGGTTTTCTAGCGGTGATGCCAACTGAAGACTGAGGGACTCTGACTCCAGCTGGCAAACCCCGCCTGCTCCACGTTGTCATAGAGACAGGCTCCAGGATGAGGAGGGTGATGGGAGaagacagggagggagggagggagggagggggagagtcTATTATCCATCACATGTTAATTAACTCCTCATAATTTGGATGGAAGCTTGTTTAAAGATAAAACTATGCTGGATCACTTGACTGTCATCTGATTACCTCTCTGtttctttaatttcagtttcatcATTGTCAGTGAAAAAGTACACAGTGATCCCTGATATCAACCTGAGGaagatgccttcactgacaatGGGTAATACACTGTaagaattaacatttttaagagtcattaaaaaaacagatgattttCTCTCTAGTATTATTTCACACctaaaaatgaagccaaaaaatgtatgtgtttgactataaaattaTACAGTTTTTACTGTGTTAAAATCAgcgaaaatatttatattttccagatatttgctgctatttgaaagaaaaacatgtctgttatagaataaacacaaataaacaaccttttaaattttatttttacagatttgtgctgctcttttttcaatttaaagatCTCATGATTTCAGATATATACAATCTGAGACAAGGTACACATTTACATAATGCCTGGAAAAGAggacaatttttaaaactgttttcaactgtaatattttttcaaagatttgcttttttattttacagatttcttaTGTTCAACTACAGAGAAAAgctagtaaaataaaaagagaaaaaaacattaatttacatgctaaccatgaaaaatgaagccaaaactGTTAATGATgtccaaatcaaaaatctgcattttgacaaatagttgtttgtttttacaatgtttgattgtaagactgtaatattttttactccatttaattaaaaaaaatagatatttttattaCACATGGAAATTATGATTAAACTGTCGTTTCACAGATTGTTTTTGTCAACTGGCAGATAATATCACCTGCAATCACATAAAATCACCTAAATCgtgcagttttactgtatttaaaaagctCCAATAAGGCTGCAATAATTAATGTATCAGTTgtcaattattaaattaatagCCAGCTTTTTCTCTAATAAATGCATCtcttttttggagaaaaaaccTCCAAGTTTTCTAATTCCAACTTCTTAACTTTCTAGTTAATTTGATAGTAAACCGAGTATGTCTGGGTTGTGGAcatttgtcagtattttttcaGGGATTTAAGTACATATAATTCTAAAGTTAGTTTTTTCCCCACCCAATTAGTACTTTTGAACCTATTGAAGTTAtgcttttaatgatttattccAATAACACTACTTACTGTCCAAACACTTATGGATTTAAAGATTTATTGCAcctaaaactgtacatttttaaaaaaaaatttagaaacTACTGTTTGTGCCTTTGAGTATGCCTTATTTTGTACATAGCATTgcctttatttatcttttttattttattgttttacattttcttttttaaaatttcatttattatatttctaattatttttttcttatctatttCAAGATTTATATTGTTTGGCATTCGTTGTGGTTAGCAAGTTACAAGTTTCTTTACTGTGCATTTGACAATAAACCTTGAACCTTGAACTTTGAGTAAGAAAGTGGTCGCCATGTTGTCTGGCTCAAAAGAAGGTAATAAATAGAAGCGGGTCCTGCAGCTGTGGTGCTAAAAATACCGCtttctctgctgcagaaacGCCTTCTCCTCTGAAGTCTGTTTGTCCGACTGCACTGAACGCAGCGGAAGAAGCCCCGCCCCCCTTGTGTCAACCTTTGACCAACCAGCGTCTGAGAATCAGCTGATCCAGTCACATGACCTCCGCTGCTCTGTTAGCATAATAGGTCGATAGAAGCCGTGTAGCAGGGAGCGTAAATAGCCCGGACTGAAGGGAAACAGCCCAAAGAAATGAGTAACTAACTTTATTTCATCCTGTTAAACTCCGAAAAGCTTCATATGTGTGTAACTTTGTGCTCTCGCTCGTTGTTACGGAAGTTAGTGAACTTGTTTCGGCTGCCTGCTTGTCAGAAACATGctcagctaatgctaatgctaactacAATAGTAAGGTATCTGTCAAATCTCATCAGAGGCGAAAATGAAAGCGTTTTAAGGCGAATTATTTGGTATCTCACGGTTCTGAATGAACACTggacagctgtttagtcccacgTTTCTGTCTCAACATGGTGGTTTGTTTGCACAGTTAATTAAAAGCACAGGTGATTGAAAGAAATCAGTTTTTGTATTAATTGACTGTATTtattcagcacatttttaaagaaagcttATGCACAGAGCAGATTGAGATAAAGGGGATAAAACAAAgcgttaaaaacaataaaatatattaaagatCGAACTAAAATAGCCACAATACACAGGATATAAGGACAAGCAAGTCAAGatagtaaaaatatattaaaaattaagTGAAAATTGCAAgaaaagttgttgttgttggtctaatttgacatttgttttgttgttgagctctttttaattgttattgTAAAAGAGATTTTTTCTGGAATATTTCAGTAGAAGACACTGAGGAGTTATTGCTTCTGAGTGGTGTAGTGTGTCAGTAAATAAAATATCCATGGATAAAGGGTGTCAAGTAGTACGTTAAATTCATCTTCCTTGGAAAAGGTGTAACAAATATGTAAAGCGAACTTGCCAGAAGTGAAAAGAGTCTGTACTAAATCAGTTTCATGGCACTGAATGCAGATAATAAACCATGCTCTAACTTGGAGTTACAGTGATTGCTTTAATAATCGATTCGTTTAGAAACCGCTACATTAATTGTCAATTATAGTTTTAGGTAAGCGAACTTAAACTCTGCTTATTTAAGCTTCTTAAtttggaatattttctgttttctttactcctctgtgacaataaactgaaaacattttgaactgTGGGCAAAACAAGGCATATATTGATAATTTACAAACTGAATACCGTATTaatcaacacagaaaataagttagttgcagctctactctgataaattgatttttaaaactatGTAAAAGTGTTAAACCATCTTAAATGGATCCTCATTGTGCAGTTTTTGAGATTCGTTGGCTTTTTACAACCATGCATGACTGTCAGTGTGGAAGAAAGGGCAAATTTGATCCATTCCCTTTCATGCGAATTAGATTAAAGGCTGTAAAACACAAAGAGTTGGTAAATTAAACACCACAAGTCATGCATAATGGCAAAAACTGTTTACTTCTCAAGTTATTTAATAAcggacagagagagaaacagaatcTGCCTGGTTTAAAATAAGTCTTTGAACAGGAGCCAGTGagtttttattacttttcttGACAGAAATTCATGCCCTTCTCTGATATTTTCAACCATTTCATGTAGAGCCGCATGATTATGGAAAAAACTGACACTGTGATGTATTGCaagctggaaaaaaatacagcaattttCATTAAATTGCTTCAGTAAttcaacttttaaagaattaatcTGTCTGGAATGTTTGGAGTGATTTTTAGAAGGAGTGTATTTGCATAATAAATACGAAGTGAtcataaaaaaactttttctcatATGGTGTGACACTGGCAAAAGCATCCAGATATCTTTGTTGCATTGGGTTCTTTCAGATCATGTTTTATGCTTGTCACACAGAGATGTTGATGCTCATTTAAATAGTCAAACTAATTACTCGTGTTGCATTGTGTAGCGCAAAGCACTGCAGACAAAGTACCGTATTTTGGTCAATATAATCCTCTCTTTAGCTGGAATATTCTATGCAGCTgacattgtgtttctttttgcaatcaaatcttccttttcagctCCTGTTTCTCACTCATTTAGCCTGCATGTCAAAAACCTCATTGCTGatcaaaatttaaatgaaaacccTTAAATCAGAGTGAATTATATCAGACTTTTCTTGTAGATTtgtgatgaaaaatgagaaacatgcAAGTTTTCTCTTCATAGCAAGCAGAAAATAAGTTGTGTTGCctaattttgtcttatttcatcTTGTACCTCCCATAACATGACTGTTGTATGTCAATAGTGCAGTGTCAGTGTTGAAATAATGTATTATTTGGCCctaatttgacagaaaaaatgataataaaaaagatGTTTTGAATCTTTCTCATATGGTGCAACTCTGGCAAAAGCCTCCAGCGAACTTTGTTACACTGAATTCTTTCAGATCATGTTTTACGCTTGTCATACAGAGCTATTGGTGCAAAttacttgtgtttgtgtgcaaaacACTGCAGTGCAAGTACTGTACTTGGATCAATATCATCCTCTCTCTAGCTGGAGTATTCCTATGCAACTGGcactgtttctttttgcaaccaaatcttccttttcatgGTTTCTCTCATGTTTCTCACTCATTTAGCCTGCTTTCAACAAATGGTTTGctagaaaaaagttttaaagaaaagcacttaAATCAGGGTGAATTATATCAGACTTCTCTTATAGATTAGTCATGAACAATGAGAACTGTGCGAATTCTCTTTTCTCAAGCAGAAAATAAATTCTAATGTGATAtagactaccgttcaaaggtttgggctcacttagaaatgtccttgttttt is a window from the Amphiprion ocellaris isolate individual 3 ecotype Okinawa chromosome 20, ASM2253959v1, whole genome shotgun sequence genome containing:
- the si:ch211-10a23.2 gene encoding galectin-related protein A-like; protein product: MEEKDQKENGEYTGEIKGGLRPSMKLVVMGIVNKKPKSMEVILSSRPQEEDTEGDVGLQLKVSFREKAVQRNARLAGKWGSAENTLSFFPFAAGEPFKMEIVCEHQQFRILVDGQPLCGFTHRLSQLASLTALRVFGDLQLTKVA